A DNA window from Mycobacterium sp. IDR2000157661 contains the following coding sequences:
- the yidD gene encoding membrane protein insertion efficiency factor YidD: MGVRTVVYLIQLYRHTISPLRLPTCRFTPTCSQYAVDALSEYGLMRGGWLAVVRLLKCGPWHKGGWDPIPERSGDTHSCAGAAEADRGSADVVGDSPALRSGSETRV, translated from the coding sequence ATGGGTGTACGCACGGTGGTCTACCTGATCCAGCTGTATCGCCACACCATCTCGCCGCTGCGGCTGCCGACGTGTCGGTTCACCCCGACCTGCAGCCAGTACGCCGTCGACGCGCTGAGCGAGTACGGGCTGATGCGAGGCGGCTGGCTGGCGGTGGTCCGGCTGTTGAAATGTGGACCCTGGCATAAGGGAGGATGGGACCCGATACCGGAGCGGTCCGGCGACACGCACTCGTGTGCCGGCGCAGCCGAAGCCGATCGGGGCTCCGCAGACGTGGTCGGGGACAGCCCGGCATTGCGATCAGGAAGCGAGACGCGTGTTTAA
- a CDS encoding ParA family protein codes for MSPEQGAAPDATTGSPPDAGQVSRETWAEAAAPESGWTEPVGLDTPIGAEAERAVRLLHAAARGTLPRPDRQRVFTIANQKGGVGKTTTAVNVAAALALQGLQTLVIDLDPQGNASTALGIEHRPGTPSSYEVLIGELPLREALQRSPHSERLYCVPATIDLAGAEIELVSMVAREGRLRSALAGLHDYNFDYVFIDCPPSLGLLTINAFVAAPEVLIPIQCEYYALEGVGQLMRTIEMVKAHLNPALDVSTVILTMYDGRTKLADQVASDVRSHFGDKVLRTVIPRSVKVSEAPGYGMTILDYDPGSRGAMSYLDASREIAERR; via the coding sequence GTGAGCCCAGAGCAGGGCGCGGCGCCGGACGCGACGACGGGATCACCTCCGGATGCCGGCCAGGTTTCACGTGAAACATGGGCCGAAGCGGCCGCGCCGGAGAGCGGCTGGACGGAGCCCGTCGGCCTGGACACCCCGATCGGTGCCGAGGCCGAACGTGCGGTTCGGTTGCTCCACGCCGCCGCCAGGGGCACACTGCCCCGGCCGGACCGGCAGCGGGTGTTCACGATCGCGAACCAGAAGGGCGGCGTCGGCAAGACGACCACCGCGGTCAACGTCGCGGCGGCGCTGGCCCTGCAGGGACTGCAGACGCTCGTGATCGACCTGGACCCACAGGGCAACGCCAGCACCGCGCTGGGTATCGAGCATCGCCCGGGCACACCATCGTCCTACGAGGTGCTGATCGGCGAGCTTCCGCTACGCGAGGCGCTGCAGCGAAGCCCACACAGCGAGCGCCTCTACTGTGTTCCCGCGACCATCGACCTGGCCGGCGCCGAGATCGAATTGGTCAGCATGGTCGCGCGCGAGGGCCGGCTGCGGAGCGCGCTGGCCGGCCTGCACGACTACAACTTCGACTACGTCTTCATTGACTGCCCGCCGTCGCTGGGCCTGCTGACCATCAACGCGTTCGTCGCCGCGCCCGAGGTGCTCATCCCGATCCAATGCGAGTACTACGCGTTGGAAGGCGTGGGCCAGTTGATGCGCACCATCGAGATGGTCAAGGCCCACCTCAATCCGGCGCTCGATGTGTCAACGGTGATCCTGACGATGTACGACGGACGGACCAAGCTGGCCGATCAGGTCGCCTCGGACGTCCGCTCCCATTTCGGCGACAAGGTGCTGCGCACCGTCATCCCGCGCAGTGTGAAGGTGTCCGAGGCGCCGGGCTACGGAATGACGATCCTGGACTACGACCCCGGATCGCGCGGGGCGATGAGCTACTTGGACGCGAGCCGCGAAATCGCGGAGCGCCGATGA
- a CDS encoding N-acetylmuramoyl-L-alanine amidase — translation MSSLRRGDRGGAVTEIRAALAALGMLADPDEELTTGKHVAVDAFDDELDHAVRAFQQHRGLLVDGIVGEATYRALKEASYRLGARTLSHHFGAPMFGDDVATLQARLQDLGFYTGLVDGHFGLTTHNALMSYQREYGLYPDGICGPETLRSLYFLGSRVTGGSPHAIREEELVRTSGPRLSGKRIIIDPGRGGDDHGLIMQGPGGPISESDILWDLASRLEGRMTAIGMETFLSHPANRAPSDAERAATANTVGADLMISLRCAAQASPAANGVASFHFGNSHGSVSTIGRNLADFIQREVVARTGLRDCRTHGRTWDLLRLTRMATVQVDVGYITNPRDRAMLVSTHTRDSVAEGILAAVKRLYLLGKNDRPTGTFTFAELLAHELSVEQAGRVSPS, via the coding sequence ATGTCCAGTCTGCGTCGCGGTGACCGCGGAGGTGCGGTCACCGAGATCAGGGCTGCGCTGGCCGCTCTGGGCATGCTCGCCGACCCCGACGAGGAGCTCACCACCGGAAAGCACGTCGCGGTGGACGCCTTCGACGACGAACTCGACCATGCAGTCCGCGCCTTCCAACAGCACCGCGGTCTGCTCGTCGACGGGATCGTCGGGGAGGCGACCTACCGCGCGCTCAAGGAGGCCTCGTACCGCCTCGGCGCGCGCACGTTGAGCCATCACTTCGGTGCGCCGATGTTCGGCGACGACGTGGCCACTCTGCAAGCGCGGCTGCAGGACCTCGGGTTCTACACCGGCCTCGTCGACGGCCACTTCGGTCTGACCACCCACAACGCGCTGATGTCGTACCAGCGCGAGTACGGCCTGTACCCGGATGGGATCTGCGGGCCGGAGACGTTGCGCTCGTTGTACTTTCTGGGCTCCCGCGTGACCGGCGGCTCGCCGCACGCGATCCGGGAGGAGGAGCTGGTCCGCACCTCCGGCCCTCGGCTATCCGGCAAGCGCATCATCATCGACCCGGGCCGCGGAGGCGACGACCACGGCTTGATCATGCAGGGCCCTGGCGGCCCGATCAGCGAGTCGGACATTCTGTGGGACTTGGCCAGTCGGCTCGAGGGTCGTATGACCGCGATCGGTATGGAGACGTTCCTGTCGCATCCGGCCAACCGCGCACCGTCTGACGCCGAACGCGCCGCGACCGCCAACACCGTCGGCGCCGACCTGATGATCAGCCTTCGTTGCGCCGCCCAGGCCAGTCCGGCCGCCAACGGCGTGGCGTCGTTCCACTTCGGCAACTCGCACGGTTCGGTCTCAACCATCGGGCGCAATCTGGCCGACTTCATCCAGCGAGAAGTCGTGGCGCGCACCGGTTTACGCGACTGCCGGACACACGGGCGCACCTGGGATCTGCTGCGGTTGACCCGGATGGCCACCGTACAGGTCGACGTCGGCTACATCACCAACCCGCGTGACCGCGCCATGTTGGTTTCCACCCACACCCGCGACTCGGTCGCCGAGGGCATCCTGGCAGCGGTCAAGCGGCTCTATCTGCTCGGCAAGAACGACCGGCCCACAGGAACTTTCACGTTCGCCGAGCTGTTGGCCCACGAGCTGTCGGTGGAACAGGCCGGCCGGGTCAGCCCTTCGTAA
- the dnaA gene encoding chromosomal replication initiator protein DnaA → MTADPDPPFVAVWNTVVAELNRGPEPGGTHGAFNGDSFVPTLTPQQRAWLKLVKPLVITEGFALLSVPSPFVQNEIERHLREPIISALSRQLGQRVELGVRIADPGTEETDDTYDGHDPLHASTAVPTPADIDEVDEDFEARASAEESWPTYFSSRSPSTLADDATAVNLNRRYTFDTFVIGASNRFAHAATLAIAEAPARAYNPLFIWGESGLGKTHLLHAAGNYAQRLFPGMRVKYVSTEEFTNDFINSLRDDRKASFKRSYRDIDVLLVDDIQFIEGKEGIQEEFFHTFNTLHNANKQIVISSDRPPKQLATLEDRLRTRFEWGLITDVQPPELETRIAILRKKAQMDRLDVPDDVLELIASSIERNIRELEGALIRVTAFASLNKTTIDRSLAEIVLRDLISDAGTMQISTAAIMAATAEYFETTVEELRGPGKTRALAQSRQIAMYLCRELTDLSLPKIGQAFGRDHTTVMYAEKKIRGEMAERREVFDHVKELTTRIRQRSKR, encoded by the coding sequence TTGACAGCTGACCCCGACCCCCCGTTCGTGGCCGTCTGGAACACGGTCGTCGCCGAACTCAACCGCGGCCCCGAACCCGGCGGGACGCATGGAGCGTTCAACGGCGACTCCTTCGTGCCCACCCTCACCCCTCAGCAACGAGCGTGGCTGAAGCTCGTCAAACCTTTGGTGATCACCGAGGGGTTTGCTCTTCTGTCGGTTCCCTCGCCGTTCGTGCAGAACGAGATCGAACGGCACCTGCGCGAGCCGATCATCTCGGCACTGAGCCGCCAGCTCGGCCAGCGCGTCGAACTAGGTGTGCGCATCGCCGACCCCGGAACCGAGGAAACCGACGACACCTATGACGGCCACGACCCTCTCCACGCATCGACGGCCGTCCCGACGCCCGCCGACATCGACGAGGTAGACGAGGACTTCGAGGCCCGCGCCAGCGCCGAGGAGAGCTGGCCCACCTACTTCTCCAGCCGGTCGCCGAGCACCCTTGCCGACGACGCCACCGCGGTCAACCTCAACCGGCGCTACACCTTCGACACATTCGTCATCGGCGCCTCGAACCGCTTCGCGCACGCCGCGACACTGGCCATCGCCGAGGCGCCGGCACGGGCATACAACCCGCTGTTCATCTGGGGCGAGTCCGGTCTGGGCAAGACGCATCTGCTGCACGCCGCAGGCAACTACGCCCAGCGGCTGTTCCCCGGCATGCGCGTCAAGTACGTCTCCACCGAGGAATTCACCAACGACTTCATCAACTCGCTGCGCGACGACCGCAAGGCGTCGTTCAAGCGCAGCTACCGCGACATCGACGTTCTGCTCGTCGACGACATCCAGTTCATCGAGGGCAAGGAAGGCATCCAGGAGGAGTTCTTCCATACCTTCAACACGCTGCACAACGCGAACAAGCAGATCGTCATCTCCTCCGACCGGCCACCCAAACAGCTGGCCACTCTCGAGGACCGACTGCGCACCCGATTCGAGTGGGGCCTGATCACCGACGTGCAGCCACCGGAGCTCGAGACACGGATCGCGATCCTGCGCAAGAAGGCCCAGATGGATCGGCTCGACGTTCCAGATGACGTTCTCGAGCTGATCGCCAGCAGCATCGAGCGCAACATCCGCGAGCTCGAAGGCGCGCTGATCCGGGTCACCGCGTTCGCGTCACTGAACAAGACGACGATCGACAGGTCGCTGGCCGAGATAGTGCTGCGCGACCTCATCTCCGATGCCGGCACGATGCAGATCAGCACCGCAGCGATCATGGCCGCGACCGCCGAGTACTTCGAGACCACGGTCGAGGAGCTACGCGGACCGGGCAAGACCCGCGCCCTCGCGCAATCGCGTCAGATCGCCATGTATCTATGCCGGGAACTCACCGACCTCTCGCTGCCGAAGATCGGCCAGGCCTTCGGCCGCGACCACACGACGGTGATGTACGCCGAGAAGAAGATCCGGGGCGAGATGGCCGAACGCCGTGAGGTCTTCGATCACGTCAAGGAACTCACCACCCGAATCCGCCAACGATCCAAGCGCTGA
- the sigM gene encoding RNA polymerase sigma factor SigM yields MGTFEAERQRSDAELLAAHIAGDRYAFEELFYRHHRQLYRLARITSHNPEDAADALQDAMLKAHCKAPAFRHDSAVSSWLYRIVVNACLDRLRRNKIRPTEALPASEACPIGDPAPQVDTAIVVERALMRLPIEQRAAVVAVDMQGYSVAETARMLGIPAGTVKSRCSRARARLAEALDFLDLGAAAGNRD; encoded by the coding sequence GTGGGCACCTTTGAGGCCGAGCGGCAGCGCAGTGACGCGGAGTTGCTCGCCGCGCACATCGCAGGCGACCGGTACGCCTTCGAGGAGCTGTTCTACCGGCACCACCGCCAGCTGTACCGGCTCGCCCGCATCACCAGCCACAACCCCGAGGACGCCGCCGACGCGCTGCAGGATGCGATGCTCAAGGCGCACTGCAAGGCACCGGCGTTTCGGCACGATTCGGCGGTCAGCAGCTGGCTGTACCGCATTGTGGTAAACGCGTGCCTGGACCGATTGCGGCGCAACAAGATTCGCCCCACCGAGGCGTTGCCCGCATCCGAGGCGTGTCCGATCGGCGACCCTGCCCCGCAGGTCGACACCGCGATCGTCGTCGAACGCGCGTTGATGCGGCTGCCCATCGAGCAGCGGGCGGCGGTGGTGGCCGTCGACATGCAGGGCTACTCGGTCGCCGAGACGGCGCGCATGCTCGGCATCCCCGCGGGCACGGTCAAGAGCCGCTGCTCGCGGGCCAGGGCCCGGCTCGCCGAGGCGCTGGACTTCCTGGACCTCGGGGCCGCTGCGGGCAATCGCGATTGA
- a CDS encoding acetyltransferase → MSARITPLRLEAFEQLPKHARRCVYWEVDPLTLAADDQLSDPEFEKEAWLSMVMLEWGSCGQLAVQCPPDVDGELGVLTGDEACLGYAFYAPPGAVPRARHFPTAPVSADAVLLTSLGVESGADAEGIPRSLIAAVVGDLVRRGARALEAFGHTAEVSELHEPGVMTPALRPVVEVLGDCSVEQCTLDADLLRDSGFVVVAQHRYFPRLRLELEQGLGWKADVEAALERLLEAAQLQQPVGAGASPYR, encoded by the coding sequence GTGTCGGCACGAATCACGCCCCTGCGGCTCGAGGCGTTCGAGCAGCTGCCCAAGCACGCCCGGCGGTGCGTGTACTGGGAGGTCGATCCGCTCACTCTGGCCGCCGACGACCAGCTGTCCGACCCCGAGTTCGAGAAGGAAGCGTGGCTGTCGATGGTCATGCTCGAGTGGGGCTCGTGCGGACAGCTCGCGGTGCAGTGCCCACCCGATGTCGACGGCGAGCTCGGGGTGCTCACCGGTGACGAGGCCTGCCTCGGCTACGCCTTCTATGCGCCACCGGGCGCAGTGCCGCGCGCCCGGCACTTTCCGACCGCGCCGGTGAGCGCCGACGCCGTGTTGCTCACCTCGCTCGGGGTGGAGTCCGGCGCGGACGCCGAGGGGATCCCGCGCAGCTTGATCGCAGCGGTCGTCGGCGATCTGGTGCGCCGCGGTGCGCGCGCACTGGAGGCCTTCGGGCACACCGCCGAGGTCAGTGAACTGCACGAGCCGGGCGTGATGACGCCGGCCCTGCGACCCGTCGTCGAGGTGCTGGGGGATTGTTCGGTCGAGCAGTGCACGCTCGACGCCGATCTGCTGCGTGACTCGGGCTTCGTCGTGGTGGCACAGCACCGCTACTTCCCGCGGCTGCGGCTCGAGCTCGAACAGGGGCTGGGCTGGAAGGCGGATGTGGAAGCGGCGCTGGAGCGGTTGTTGGAGGCCGCGCAGCTGCAGCAGCCGGTGGGAGCGGGCGCAAGCCCCTACCGGTGA
- a CDS encoding Jag family protein, translating into MTDAETAERGEDLETPTVVEEDLEERLVAEGEIAGDYLEELLDLLDFDGDIDLDVEGDRAVVSIDGGGDLNKLVGRKGEVLDALQELTRLAVHQKTGERSRLMLDIARWRRRRRDELAALGEKVARQVLETGQREELAPMTPFERKIVHDAVAAIDGVHSESEGVEPSRRVVVLADRG; encoded by the coding sequence ATGACTGATGCTGAGACCGCGGAGCGCGGCGAGGACCTGGAGACCCCGACGGTCGTCGAGGAAGATCTGGAGGAGCGCTTGGTCGCCGAAGGCGAGATCGCCGGCGACTACCTCGAGGAGTTGTTGGACCTGCTGGACTTCGACGGCGACATCGATCTGGACGTCGAGGGCGATCGCGCGGTGGTGAGCATCGACGGCGGTGGCGACCTGAACAAGTTGGTCGGCCGCAAGGGCGAGGTGCTCGACGCGCTTCAGGAGCTGACCCGCCTCGCCGTGCACCAGAAGACCGGTGAGCGCAGCCGGCTGATGCTGGACATCGCGCGGTGGCGACGCCGCCGCCGTGACGAGCTGGCCGCGCTGGGGGAGAAGGTGGCGCGGCAGGTGCTGGAGACCGGTCAGCGCGAGGAGTTGGCACCGATGACGCCGTTCGAGCGCAAGATCGTCCACGACGCCGTGGCGGCCATCGATGGTGTGCACAGCGAAAGCGAGGGTGTGGAGCCGTCGCGTCGGGTCGTCGTGTTGGCCGACCGCGGCTGA
- the yidC gene encoding membrane protein insertase YidC, with product MWVWYKLFAFLLGPSNFFAWALSVMFLVFTLRAILYKPFVRQIRTTRQMQELQPQIKALQKKYGKDRQRMALEMQKLQREHGFNPILGCLPMLAQIPVFLGLYHVLMSFNRTQTGIGRLGLSVEENRSLGNYVFSATDVGNFLDANLFGAPLSATMIQQHGLEAFTEFNRAAVIAVGVPIMVLAGIATYFNSRASVARQSPEAAANPQTAMMNKLALYVFPLGVVVGGPFLPLAVIMYWLANNIWTFGQQHYVFGKIEKEEEAKKVAAQERQAKNAPPPGAKPKRDRKAKTAAPESTDGEAIQAPESTDGESENGAADEKPASSSRPGKTTTGASNRTPRPGASPRPGARPKKRKR from the coding sequence ATGTGGGTCTGGTACAAGCTGTTCGCCTTCCTCCTGGGCCCGTCCAACTTCTTCGCTTGGGCGCTGTCGGTGATGTTCCTGGTGTTCACCCTGCGCGCGATCCTCTACAAGCCCTTCGTCCGGCAGATCCGCACGACGCGGCAGATGCAGGAGCTGCAGCCGCAGATCAAGGCGCTGCAGAAGAAGTACGGCAAGGACCGCCAGCGAATGGCGCTGGAGATGCAGAAGCTCCAGCGCGAGCACGGGTTCAACCCGATTCTCGGATGCCTGCCGATGCTGGCGCAGATCCCGGTGTTTCTCGGGCTCTACCACGTGCTGATGTCGTTCAACCGAACCCAGACCGGTATCGGCCGGCTGGGGCTGTCGGTGGAGGAGAACCGCTCGCTAGGCAACTACGTGTTCAGCGCAACCGACGTCGGCAACTTCCTCGACGCCAACCTGTTCGGTGCGCCGCTGAGCGCGACGATGATTCAGCAGCACGGCCTGGAGGCCTTCACCGAGTTCAACCGTGCGGCCGTGATCGCGGTGGGCGTGCCCATCATGGTGCTGGCGGGCATCGCGACGTACTTCAACAGCCGCGCGTCAGTGGCCCGCCAAAGTCCGGAGGCCGCGGCCAACCCGCAGACCGCGATGATGAACAAGCTGGCGCTGTACGTGTTTCCGCTCGGCGTCGTCGTCGGCGGACCGTTCCTGCCGCTGGCGGTGATCATGTACTGGCTTGCCAACAACATCTGGACGTTCGGCCAACAGCACTACGTGTTCGGCAAGATCGAGAAGGAAGAAGAGGCGAAGAAGGTCGCCGCGCAGGAGCGGCAGGCGAAGAACGCGCCGCCCCCGGGGGCCAAGCCCAAACGCGATCGGAAGGCCAAGACCGCGGCACCCGAGAGCACCGACGGCGAGGCCATCCAGGCTCCCGAGAGCACCGACGGCGAGAGCGAGAACGGCGCCGCAGACGAGAAGCCGGCGAGCAGTAGCCGTCCCGGCAAGACCACCACCGGTGCGAGCAACCGCACGCCGCGCCCGGGCGCCAGTCCGAGACCCGGTGCGCGACCGAAGAAACGTAAACGTTGA
- the trxA gene encoding thioredoxin: MADATTQTVAVTDDSFSADVLSSSTPVLVDFWATWCGPCKMIAPVLEEIAAEKAGQLTVAKLDVDANPATARDFQVVSIPTLIVFKDGAPVKRIVGAKGKAALLRELGDVV; encoded by the coding sequence ATGGCTGACGCCACCACACAAACCGTCGCCGTGACCGACGACTCGTTCTCGGCCGACGTGCTGTCCAGCAGCACACCGGTACTCGTGGACTTCTGGGCCACGTGGTGCGGTCCGTGCAAGATGATCGCCCCGGTGCTCGAGGAGATCGCCGCCGAGAAGGCCGGGCAGTTGACGGTCGCCAAGCTCGACGTGGACGCCAATCCCGCCACGGCGCGCGACTTCCAGGTCGTGTCGATCCCAACGCTCATCGTCTTCAAGGACGGCGCGCCGGTCAAGCGCATCGTGGGCGCGAAGGGCAAGGCTGCGCTGCTGCGCGAGCTCGGCGACGTCGTCTAG
- the rsmG gene encoding 16S rRNA (guanine(527)-N(7))-methyltransferase RsmG produces MKHGELPSTPDVAAAVFGPRLALAERYAASLAEAGVERGLIGPREVERLWDRHLLNSAAVGELIRQGSRVADIGSGAGLPGIPLAVARPDLKMTLIEPLLRRSDFLREVVDELELEVTVVRGRAEEPSVRTQVGEMDAVVSRAVASLDKLARWSIPLLRVGGEMLALKGERAEEEIRDHRRVIASLGAADVRVLRCGADYLVPPATVVVARRQEAVAHRPAGRRRG; encoded by the coding sequence GTGAAACATGGCGAGTTGCCGAGCACTCCGGACGTCGCCGCAGCCGTGTTCGGTCCGCGCCTGGCGTTGGCGGAACGTTACGCGGCCAGCCTGGCCGAGGCCGGCGTCGAGCGCGGGCTGATCGGTCCCCGCGAAGTCGAGCGGCTGTGGGACCGACACCTGCTCAACAGCGCGGCCGTTGGTGAACTGATCCGGCAAGGCTCCCGGGTTGCCGACATCGGTAGTGGCGCGGGCCTGCCCGGGATACCGTTGGCGGTGGCTCGGCCGGACCTGAAAATGACATTGATCGAGCCGCTTCTCCGGCGCAGCGACTTTTTGCGCGAGGTGGTGGATGAGCTCGAGTTGGAGGTGACGGTGGTACGCGGTCGGGCCGAGGAGCCGTCGGTGCGAACACAAGTGGGGGAGATGGACGCTGTTGTCTCCAGGGCGGTGGCATCGCTGGACAAGCTGGCGCGATGGAGTATCCCGTTGCTTCGTGTCGGCGGCGAGATGCTCGCGCTGAAGGGCGAGCGGGCCGAGGAAGAGATCCGCGACCATCGGCGTGTGATTGCGTCGCTCGGCGCGGCCGATGTAAGGGTGTTGAGGTGTGGCGCGGACTACTTGGTTCCTCCCGCGACGGTGGTCGTGGCTCGACGGCAGGAGGCGGTAGCGCACCGCCCGGCGGGTCGGAGGCGCGGGTGA
- the trxB gene encoding thioredoxin-disulfide reductase, with translation MTTTSPVHDLIIIGSGPAGYTAAIYAARAQLTPLVFEGTQFGGALMTTTEVENFPGFRNGITGPELMDEMREQALRFGADLRMEDVDAVSLDGPVKTVTVGGETYRARAVILAMGAAARHLGVPGEDTLLGMGVSTCATCDGFFFRDEDIIVVGGGDSAMEEAIFLTRFARSVTLVHRRAEFRASRIMLERARANEKITFLTDTEVVEIEGSPKVSGVRLRNNVTGEESKMAVTGVFVAVGHDPRSELVRDQVEVDADGYVLVQAGTTSTSIEGVFAAGDLVDRVYRQAITAAGTGCSASIDAERWLAEIGSGPSDEEASAPV, from the coding sequence ATGACCACCACCTCACCGGTTCATGACCTGATCATCATCGGCTCCGGCCCGGCCGGATACACCGCGGCGATCTACGCCGCCCGGGCCCAACTGACCCCGCTGGTCTTCGAGGGCACCCAGTTCGGCGGCGCGCTGATGACCACCACCGAAGTGGAGAACTTCCCGGGCTTCCGCAACGGCATCACCGGCCCCGAGCTGATGGACGAGATGCGCGAGCAGGCGCTGCGCTTCGGCGCCGATCTGCGCATGGAGGACGTCGACGCCGTCTCGCTGGACGGCCCGGTCAAGACCGTCACCGTCGGCGGGGAAACCTACCGGGCGCGCGCGGTCATCCTGGCGATGGGCGCGGCGGCGCGCCACCTCGGCGTGCCGGGTGAGGACACGCTGCTGGGCATGGGCGTGAGCACGTGCGCCACCTGCGACGGCTTCTTCTTCCGCGACGAGGACATCATCGTCGTCGGCGGTGGCGACTCCGCGATGGAGGAGGCCATCTTCCTCACCCGCTTCGCGCGCAGCGTCACGCTGGTGCACCGTCGCGCGGAGTTCCGTGCCTCGCGGATCATGCTGGAACGCGCCAGGGCCAACGAGAAGATCACGTTCCTCACCGACACCGAGGTCGTCGAGATCGAGGGCAGCCCCAAGGTCAGCGGAGTTCGGTTGCGCAACAACGTCACCGGTGAGGAGTCGAAGATGGCCGTGACCGGTGTCTTCGTCGCGGTGGGCCACGATCCGCGTTCTGAACTGGTGCGCGACCAGGTCGAGGTCGACGCCGACGGGTACGTGTTGGTACAGGCCGGGACCACCAGCACGTCGATCGAAGGTGTCTTCGCCGCAGGCGATCTCGTCGACCGCGTCTACCGCCAGGCCATCACGGCTGCGGGCACCGGCTGTTCGGCGTCCATCGACGCCGAGCGTTGGCTGGCCGAAATCGGTTCCGGCCCAAGCGATGAAGAGGCATCCGCCCCCGTCTGA
- the rpmH gene encoding 50S ribosomal protein L34: protein MAKGKRTFQPNNRRRARVHGFRLRMRTRAGRAIVSNRRGKGRRKLTA from the coding sequence GTGGCCAAGGGCAAGCGGACCTTCCAGCCGAACAACCGGCGCCGCGCGCGCGTGCACGGTTTCCGGCTGCGCATGCGGACTCGGGCCGGCCGGGCGATCGTGTCGAACCGCCGGGGCAAGGGCCGTCGCAAGCTCACTGCGTGA
- the rnpA gene encoding ribonuclease P protein component: MLPARYRMTRSTEFGTTVSRGVRAVQPDLVVHASRAPESDGPRIGLVVSKAVGGAVQRHRVARRIRHVARTIVDELDPADRVVIRALPSSRQTPSARLEQELRAALSRVRAGSGANR; the protein is encoded by the coding sequence GTGCTTCCGGCGCGGTACCGGATGACGCGATCGACTGAATTCGGCACCACGGTCAGTAGAGGGGTGCGGGCTGTGCAGCCCGACCTCGTCGTGCACGCTTCGCGCGCGCCCGAATCCGACGGGCCACGTATCGGCCTGGTGGTCTCGAAAGCGGTTGGCGGCGCGGTGCAACGCCATCGCGTCGCGCGCCGAATCCGACACGTGGCCCGCACTATTGTGGACGAACTCGACCCCGCCGATCGGGTGGTGATCCGCGCGCTGCCGAGTAGCAGGCAGACCCCGTCGGCTCGTCTGGAGCAGGAGCTGCGCGCCGCGCTGTCCCGCGTGCGTGCCGGAAGCGGTGCGAACCGGTGA
- a CDS encoding ParB/RepB/Spo0J family partition protein: protein MTQPTRKRSGLGRGLASLIPTGPADGDPSSSFGPRMGDAAADVVIGGPSGAPTDGAPVGAVYREVDPSSIEPNPRQPRQVFDEEALAELVHSIREFGLMQPIVVRALTDPQPGAARYQLVMGERRWRAAQEAGLTAIPAIVRETGDDNMLRDALLENIHRVQLNPLEEAAAYQQLLDEFGVTHDELAARIGRSRPLISNMIRLLRLPIAVQRRVAAGVLSAGHARALLSLEGGPEKQEELAARIVAEGLSVRATEEAVTLANRAGPGTPSAPKRKPISMPGLQDVAERLSTAFDTRVTVSLGKRKGKIVVEFGSVDDLQRIVELMNASEA, encoded by the coding sequence ATGACCCAACCCACCCGCAAGCGCAGCGGCCTCGGCCGGGGCCTCGCCTCGCTCATCCCCACCGGACCGGCCGACGGCGACCCGTCGTCCTCGTTCGGTCCCCGCATGGGTGACGCCGCCGCCGATGTCGTCATCGGTGGACCGAGCGGCGCCCCGACGGACGGCGCCCCTGTCGGCGCCGTGTACCGGGAGGTCGACCCGTCGTCGATCGAGCCGAATCCGCGCCAGCCGCGCCAGGTCTTCGACGAAGAGGCGCTCGCCGAACTCGTGCACTCGATCCGCGAGTTCGGGCTCATGCAGCCGATCGTCGTTCGCGCCCTGACCGATCCGCAGCCGGGTGCCGCGCGCTACCAACTCGTCATGGGGGAGCGGCGTTGGCGCGCCGCCCAGGAGGCCGGCCTGACCGCCATCCCGGCGATCGTCCGCGAGACCGGCGACGACAACATGCTGCGCGATGCGCTGCTGGAGAACATCCACCGCGTTCAGCTCAATCCGTTGGAAGAGGCGGCAGCCTATCAACAGCTGCTCGACGAGTTCGGCGTCACGCACGATGAACTGGCGGCCCGCATCGGGCGGTCCCGCCCGCTGATCTCGAACATGATCCGGCTGTTGCGCCTGCCCATCGCGGTGCAGCGGCGCGTCGCCGCCGGCGTACTGTCGGCCGGCCATGCGCGGGCTCTGCTGTCTTTGGAGGGCGGCCCGGAGAAGCAGGAGGAGCTCGCCGCGCGCATCGTCGCCGAGGGACTCTCGGTGCGGGCGACCGAGGAGGCCGTGACGCTGGCCAACCGCGCCGGGCCGGGCACCCCGTCGGCGCCCAAGCGCAAGCCGATCAGCATGCCGGGGTTGCAGGACGTTGCTGAACGGCTGTCGACGGCCTTCGACACGCGGGTCACGGTGAGCCTCGGCAAACGCAAGGGCAAGATCGTGGTGGAGTTCGGATCGGTCGACGACTTGCAGCGCATCGTCGAGTTGATGAACGCGTCCGAGGCCTGA